One region of Flavobacterium sp. KACC 22763 genomic DNA includes:
- a CDS encoding acetylxylan esterase → MKKIKYIFLVSIFALTFANAQSTSDTNFRKPVSETLKKIETIFNVTINDDRGLLKGKELDYADWRIEPGNLPLSLTNILAPFELMYFKQPDGTYIIRKYENHKVSVDKGKERLFYLESLYSTKEEWEKRKTELKACMIESFGLDKAPPTPKSKPLLTPKRIYKDYSVENIALEILPGVYATGSIYKPYPLNKKTAVILTPDGHFGDGRYRKDEQYRCAMMAKMGAIVVGYDLFAWGESLLQFPEETHRNSIASTVQVLTGIRLLDYLETVKNADMTRVGVTGGSGGGSHTMFLAAIDDRVKVSAPVVMVSSHFSGGCPCESGRGIHLCGNGTNNAEISAMMAPKPQLIVSDGKDWTLAVPELEFPFIQRTYELYGKKDLVENAHFAKEGHDFGISKRMALYPFMAKYLNLDLNKVKNDKGEIDESTCVIEPKEKLLVFGDKGEKLPKNALKDINKLYEMFGEKNLKVYEVKK, encoded by the coding sequence ATGAAAAAAATAAAATACATCTTCTTAGTTTCCATTTTTGCTTTGACATTTGCCAATGCGCAAAGCACTTCTGACACTAATTTTAGAAAGCCTGTATCAGAAACGCTTAAAAAAATCGAAACGATTTTTAACGTTACAATCAACGATGACAGAGGTTTATTAAAAGGAAAAGAACTGGATTACGCCGATTGGAGAATTGAACCTGGAAATCTGCCACTTTCGCTGACTAATATTCTAGCGCCGTTTGAATTGATGTATTTTAAACAACCCGATGGAACCTACATCATACGCAAGTATGAAAACCATAAAGTTTCGGTAGATAAAGGAAAAGAACGTTTGTTTTACTTAGAAAGTCTTTACTCGACGAAAGAAGAATGGGAAAAACGTAAAACGGAGTTAAAAGCTTGTATGATTGAATCATTTGGTTTGGATAAGGCGCCCCCTACACCAAAATCTAAACCACTTTTAACTCCAAAAAGAATTTACAAAGATTACAGTGTCGAAAATATTGCATTGGAAATTTTGCCTGGTGTTTATGCGACAGGATCGATTTACAAACCATATCCGTTAAATAAAAAAACAGCAGTTATTTTAACTCCTGACGGACATTTTGGCGACGGAAGATATAGAAAAGATGAGCAGTACCGTTGTGCCATGATGGCAAAAATGGGAGCTATTGTGGTAGGTTACGATTTATTTGCTTGGGGAGAATCATTATTGCAATTTCCAGAAGAAACACACAGAAACAGTATTGCATCTACAGTTCAGGTTTTAACCGGAATTCGTTTATTGGATTATTTAGAAACGGTTAAGAATGCTGATATGACAAGAGTTGGAGTTACAGGTGGCTCTGGCGGAGGATCGCATACGATGTTTTTAGCGGCTATTGATGATCGAGTGAAAGTTTCAGCTCCAGTTGTAATGGTTTCGTCTCATTTCTCAGGCGGTTGTCCATGCGAAAGCGGACGCGGAATTCACTTATGTGGAAACGGAACAAACAATGCCGAAATCTCAGCGATGATGGCACCAAAACCGCAATTGATTGTCTCTGATGGAAAAGATTGGACATTGGCAGTTCCGGAATTGGAATTTCCTTTTATCCAAAGAACGTATGAATTGTACGGAAAGAAAGATTTAGTCGAAAATGCACATTTTGCAAAAGAAGGACACGATTTCGGAATCTCGAAACGTATGGCTTTGTATCCGTTTATGGCGAAATATTTAAATCTAGATTTGAATAAAGTGAAGAACGACAAAGGCGAAATCGACGAATCGACTTGTGTCATTGAACCAAAAGAGAAGTTGTTGGTTTTTGGAGATAAAGGTGAAAAACTACCGAAAAATGCTTTAAAAGACATCAACAAATTATATGAAATGTTTGGAGAAAAAAATCTGAAAGTTTACGAGGTTAAGAAGTAA
- a CDS encoding glycoside hydrolase family 78 protein — translation MKFFKYILLVVTFLITFISNGQILPVRLTTEMAENPLAVVENQPKLSWQLVSKEFDASQVAYLILVASSEEKLNNDDGDIWNSGRVNTDKNLHIVYSGKTLKSETKYFWKVKVWNQSGKVSKWSKTASFRTASLESDLNPIWIGAITKADSHLPEGRNYHTATFNREKKMSFINASDSLARRSIMLRKPFEIEKAVKEAVVYISGLGHYELTINGKKVGNSQFAPLWTDYDKTVNYNVYELSAKDFQKGDNVIGVLLGNGMYNTLAERYTKFFVSFGPPTLFFKMKIKYNDGSEEIIKSDRSWKYSKSPITYNSIFGGEDYNANLEQKGWDRKGFKDRDWKKVVIQEAPKGVLRPQTAPPVTIQKQYEVKTVKELKPNFYVFDMGQNLSGFPTIKVKGKRGQTIRVWVAEGLNEEGTIAQGRSGKPYYYDYILKGDGVEEWTPKFSFYGYQYVQIENINYKEDKNAALPTLVDLKSNFIYNSAGEAGSFSCSNEIFNKTHELINNSIKSNFQSVFTDCPQREKLGWLEEIQLNGPGLMFNYNLQTFLPATMQNISDSQRDNGLIPTIVPEYVIFGGDFTDSPEWGVTGVILPWMYYEYYGDALLLEKYFPVMKNYVDYLGTKATNHIVSHGLGDWYDYGTHPAGYSKNSPIALSATSHYYYGAYLVAKASKLLGKTEDFEKYNTLASEIKTAFNKEFFNEETKQYGTNSQFSNSVPIFMDIVEPQYKEAVMQNLLADIKEKGDRLTTGDVGNRYLFQTLARNGENETMYRMHNHYDAPGYGFQIKFGLTTLTEQWDPRKGNSWNHFMLGQIEEWFYQSLAGIMSDPEKPGFKHFFIQPEVVGDMTFAKADYQSVYGKIASSWEKKDGKFILTVQIPVNTTATIKLPVAKNSEIKMDGKRFKTGFDEKAQKPVLELGSGIYTIECTL, via the coding sequence GTGAAGTTTTTTAAATACATATTATTAGTTGTTACTTTTTTAATCACGTTCATTTCAAATGGACAAATTCTGCCTGTACGTTTAACAACAGAAATGGCTGAAAACCCATTAGCAGTTGTGGAGAATCAGCCGAAATTAAGCTGGCAATTGGTTTCAAAAGAATTCGATGCATCGCAAGTTGCTTATTTGATTTTAGTAGCTTCATCAGAAGAAAAATTGAACAATGACGACGGAGATATTTGGAACAGCGGAAGAGTTAATACCGACAAAAACCTGCATATAGTTTATAGCGGAAAAACATTAAAAAGCGAAACCAAATATTTCTGGAAAGTGAAAGTTTGGAATCAATCAGGGAAAGTTTCAAAATGGAGCAAAACAGCTTCGTTCAGAACTGCTTCGTTAGAATCAGATTTAAACCCAATTTGGATTGGAGCTATTACAAAGGCCGACAGTCATTTGCCGGAAGGTAGAAACTACCACACAGCCACTTTCAACAGAGAAAAAAAGATGTCCTTTATCAATGCTTCCGATTCTTTGGCACGCAGAAGTATCATGCTTCGTAAACCTTTCGAAATCGAAAAAGCAGTCAAAGAAGCAGTTGTTTATATTTCAGGTTTAGGGCATTACGAATTGACTATCAATGGGAAAAAGGTAGGAAACAGCCAGTTTGCACCTCTGTGGACAGATTATGATAAAACGGTTAACTACAATGTTTATGAGTTAAGCGCAAAAGATTTTCAAAAAGGCGATAACGTAATTGGTGTTTTGTTAGGAAACGGAATGTACAACACACTTGCAGAAAGATATACCAAATTCTTTGTAAGTTTTGGACCGCCAACTTTATTCTTTAAAATGAAAATCAAGTATAACGACGGTTCAGAAGAAATTATAAAGTCAGATAGATCTTGGAAATACAGCAAGAGTCCGATTACGTATAACAGTATTTTTGGAGGAGAAGATTACAATGCCAATTTAGAGCAAAAAGGTTGGGATCGTAAAGGTTTCAAAGATAGAGATTGGAAAAAAGTTGTCATTCAGGAAGCACCAAAAGGAGTTCTTAGACCACAGACTGCTCCGCCGGTTACCATTCAGAAACAATACGAAGTTAAAACCGTAAAAGAGCTGAAACCAAACTTCTATGTTTTTGATATGGGACAGAATCTTTCTGGTTTTCCAACCATCAAAGTAAAAGGAAAAAGAGGACAAACGATTCGTGTTTGGGTTGCCGAAGGGTTAAATGAAGAGGGCACAATCGCGCAGGGAAGATCAGGAAAACCATACTATTACGATTATATTTTAAAAGGCGATGGAGTTGAAGAATGGACGCCAAAATTCAGTTTCTACGGTTATCAATATGTTCAAATTGAAAATATTAATTATAAAGAAGATAAGAATGCAGCGCTTCCAACTTTGGTTGATTTAAAATCGAATTTCATTTACAATTCGGCTGGAGAAGCGGGAAGTTTTTCATGTTCGAATGAGATTTTCAATAAAACACACGAATTGATAAATAATTCGATTAAAAGTAATTTTCAAAGTGTTTTTACCGATTGCCCACAACGTGAAAAGTTAGGTTGGCTAGAAGAAATTCAGTTAAATGGACCTGGATTAATGTTCAATTATAATCTTCAGACTTTCCTTCCTGCAACGATGCAGAATATTTCTGATTCACAAAGAGATAACGGTTTAATTCCAACCATTGTTCCTGAATATGTCATTTTTGGAGGCGATTTTACCGATTCTCCAGAATGGGGCGTTACAGGTGTGATTCTGCCTTGGATGTATTACGAATATTACGGAGACGCTTTATTATTAGAAAAATATTTTCCTGTAATGAAAAACTACGTGGATTATTTAGGAACTAAAGCAACAAACCATATCGTTTCACACGGATTAGGCGATTGGTACGATTACGGAACGCATCCAGCAGGATATTCTAAAAACAGTCCGATTGCGCTTTCTGCGACTTCGCACTATTATTATGGCGCTTATTTAGTAGCAAAAGCATCAAAATTACTAGGAAAAACGGAAGATTTTGAGAAATACAATACTTTGGCTTCTGAGATTAAAACAGCTTTCAATAAGGAATTTTTTAACGAAGAAACTAAACAATACGGAACAAACAGCCAGTTTAGCAACTCGGTTCCGATTTTTATGGATATTGTAGAACCTCAGTATAAAGAAGCTGTAATGCAAAATCTGTTAGCTGATATCAAAGAAAAAGGAGATCGTTTAACAACGGGAGATGTTGGAAATCGTTATTTATTTCAGACTTTGGCAAGAAACGGCGAAAATGAAACGATGTACAGAATGCACAATCATTACGATGCGCCGGGTTATGGTTTTCAGATTAAATTTGGCTTGACCACTTTAACGGAACAATGGGATCCGAGAAAAGGAAATTCGTGGAATCATTTTATGTTAGGGCAAATTGAAGAATGGTTTTACCAAAGTTTAGCCGGAATTATGTCCGATCCTGAAAAACCGGGATTCAAACATTTCTTTATTCAGCCAGAAGTGGTAGGCGATATGACTTTCGCGAAAGCGGACTATCAATCGGTTTATGGAAAAATTGCTTCTTCTTGGGAAAAGAAGGACGGCAAATTTATTTTGACAGTTCAGATTCCAGTGAATACAACAGCGACAATAAAATTGCCGGTTGCTAAAAATTCAGAAATAAAAATGGATGGCAAAAGATTTAAGACAGGTTTTGATGAAAAAGCTCAAAAGCCTGTTTTGGAATTAGGATCTGGAATTTATACAATAGAATGTACATTATAA
- a CDS encoding six-hairpin glycosidase, with the protein MKQKKYKMIAFQNIKTNIITATILLACTAVNAQNDTVRYVGKTLSNIDYHHGQLSPVVGVHATQIMRASREHPEKSDGFGWTYNHQPMMAYWNNTFYLHYLSDPSGEHIPPSQTLLMTSKDGVTWTKPEVIFPIYRIPDGWKKEGVEGVAKNLDAIMHQRMGFYTSKDNRLFALAYYGIAMDEKDDPNDGKGIGRVIREIKKDGSFGEIYFIRYNKTWDKSKSKFPFYTASKDKGLKKACEEILSEPLVLQQWVEEADRDDELIPLQKPYKAFSYYHLPSGNVVGLWKHALTSISRNGGKSWDYMPLRAPGFVNSNAKIWGQKTSDNRYATLYNPSEYRWPLAISTSDDGLNYKDLLLVHGEVSPMRYGGNYKSAGPQYVRGITEKNGTPPDGKIWVGYSMNKEDIWVASIPVPVTSVVTENVNDVFNNLPDGQELKLWNTYDLSWASTKIEKKADGKKWLTLRDQDYFDYSRAERVIPFASKMEAIFTVKPEQNNHGLLQIEFQNKQGLPSVRLIFDSDGELKVKNGARLSSVTKYEANKSYTITVKLDAKNRQYTIKVNDGKESTKIFYAPTDGFERIMFRTGEQRHSPDPDTAPDTDDYDDLPQTGKLIPEAVFNIESLITRKL; encoded by the coding sequence GTGAAACAAAAAAAATATAAAATGATTGCTTTCCAAAACATAAAAACCAACATCATTACAGCCACAATCCTTTTGGCTTGCACCGCTGTAAATGCACAAAACGACACAGTGCGTTATGTTGGCAAAACACTTTCCAACATCGATTACCATCACGGACAATTAAGTCCAGTGGTTGGAGTTCACGCTACCCAAATTATGCGTGCAAGCCGTGAACATCCCGAAAAATCGGATGGTTTTGGCTGGACATACAATCACCAGCCGATGATGGCGTATTGGAATAATACCTTTTATTTACATTATTTAAGCGATCCTTCGGGCGAACATATTCCGCCAAGCCAAACTTTATTAATGACTTCTAAAGACGGTGTAACGTGGACAAAACCAGAAGTAATTTTCCCAATTTACCGTATTCCTGACGGATGGAAGAAAGAAGGAGTTGAAGGCGTTGCCAAAAATCTGGATGCGATTATGCACCAGAGAATGGGCTTTTATACCTCAAAAGACAACCGACTTTTTGCTTTAGCGTATTACGGAATTGCAATGGATGAAAAAGATGATCCAAACGATGGAAAAGGAATTGGTCGTGTGATTCGTGAAATCAAGAAAGACGGTAGTTTCGGCGAAATTTATTTCATTAGATACAACAAAACTTGGGACAAATCGAAATCGAAATTCCCATTTTATACCGCATCAAAAGACAAAGGTTTGAAAAAAGCCTGCGAAGAAATCTTATCAGAACCTTTGGTTTTACAGCAATGGGTAGAAGAAGCCGATCGTGATGATGAATTAATTCCGTTACAGAAACCTTATAAAGCCTTTAGTTATTACCATTTGCCAAGCGGAAATGTAGTAGGATTATGGAAACACGCTTTAACTTCAATAAGTAGAAATGGTGGAAAATCTTGGGATTATATGCCATTGCGTGCTCCTGGATTTGTAAACAGCAATGCTAAAATCTGGGGACAAAAAACGTCAGACAATCGTTATGCAACGCTTTATAATCCGTCGGAATATCGCTGGCCTTTGGCAATTTCAACAAGCGATGACGGATTAAATTATAAAGATTTATTATTGGTTCATGGAGAAGTAAGTCCGATGCGTTACGGTGGAAATTATAAATCAGCAGGTCCTCAATACGTTCGTGGAATTACAGAGAAAAATGGAACTCCGCCAGATGGAAAAATCTGGGTGGGATACAGCATGAATAAAGAAGATATCTGGGTGGCTTCGATTCCTGTTCCTGTAACTTCGGTGGTTACCGAAAATGTAAATGATGTTTTTAATAATCTTCCTGATGGACAAGAACTAAAACTATGGAATACATATGACCTTTCATGGGCATCAACAAAAATCGAAAAGAAAGCCGATGGTAAAAAATGGCTGACTTTAAGAGATCAGGATTATTTTGATTATTCCCGAGCTGAAAGAGTTATTCCTTTTGCATCAAAAATGGAAGCTATTTTTACGGTAAAACCAGAGCAAAATAATCATGGTTTATTACAGATTGAATTCCAAAACAAACAAGGTTTGCCTTCTGTAAGATTGATTTTTGATTCGGATGGAGAATTAAAGGTAAAAAATGGTGCGCGTTTGAGTTCGGTTACAAAATACGAAGCAAACAAATCGTATACAATTACAGTTAAATTAGATGCTAAAAACCGTCAGTACACTATAAAAGTAAACGATGGAAAAGAATCAACAAAGATATTTTATGCGCCAACAGACGGTTTCGAGCGAATTATGTTCCGCACAGGAGAACAAAGACATTCTCCAGATCCTGACACAGCGCCAGATACAGACGATTACGACGACCTGCCTCAAACCGGAAAATTAATCCCAGAAGCAGTATTCAATATCGAATCTTTGATTACTAGAAAGTTGTAA
- a CDS encoding glycoside hydrolase family 43 protein, producing the protein MKKIFIIITLSLFAVSYSQKKKDLYLFTSFREPATEGLYLAYSEDGYNWKGLEGSFLKPEIGASKIMRDPSITKGADGTYHMVWTTDWKGGNGFGYASSKDLIHWSEQQYIPVMKNEPEVVNVWAPEIFYDDVKKEYIIIWASTIPFRFPKGVEEEKNNHRMYYVTTKDFKTFSDTKLYYDPGFSVIDCVIVKKGKKDYVLVLKDNTRPMRNIKVAFGKSPLGPFEKPSKPLTEYLSEGPTVVKVDKNWLLYYDNYGSKNYKTLSTTDFVHFEDVSSKISLPEGHKHGTITTISADVLKGLIDRK; encoded by the coding sequence ATGAAAAAAATATTCATCATAATAACCCTTTCGCTTTTTGCTGTAAGTTATTCGCAGAAAAAGAAAGATTTATATCTTTTTACATCATTTAGAGAACCCGCAACAGAAGGTTTATATTTGGCGTACAGCGAAGACGGTTACAACTGGAAAGGATTGGAAGGATCATTTCTAAAACCAGAAATCGGAGCCAGTAAAATCATGCGGGATCCGTCAATTACAAAAGGAGCAGACGGAACCTATCACATGGTTTGGACAACCGATTGGAAAGGTGGAAATGGTTTTGGCTACGCAAGTTCAAAAGACTTGATTCACTGGTCAGAACAGCAATATATTCCAGTGATGAAGAATGAACCAGAAGTCGTAAACGTTTGGGCGCCGGAGATTTTTTATGATGATGTAAAAAAAGAATACATTATAATCTGGGCATCGACAATTCCGTTCCGATTTCCAAAAGGCGTGGAAGAAGAGAAAAACAACCACAGAATGTATTATGTTACAACAAAAGATTTTAAAACTTTTTCAGATACAAAATTATATTACGATCCAGGTTTCAGCGTAATCGATTGTGTAATTGTCAAAAAAGGAAAGAAAGATTATGTTTTGGTTTTAAAAGACAACACAAGACCAATGCGAAACATAAAAGTAGCCTTCGGGAAATCGCCTTTAGGGCCGTTTGAAAAACCTTCAAAACCTTTAACCGAATATTTATCTGAAGGTCCGACAGTAGTGAAAGTGGATAAAAACTGGTTATTGTATTATGATAATTACGGTTCAAAAAATTATAAAACATTAAGTACTACAGATTTTGTTCATTTTGAAGATGTATCATCCAAAATAAGCCTTCCAGAAGGACACAAACACGGAACGATTACAACAATCTCTGCAGACGTTTTAAAGGGATTAATTGACAGAAAATAA
- a CDS encoding glycoside hydrolase family 28 protein produces the protein MKNILIILCFITGLNTAFANAGWLNILNEGGNNKGIKCTQAIQNAIEKASKNGGGTIFFPAGEYLTGALTLRSNITIHLDSGALLKFSENFDDFLPYVEMRYEGIVMKSFQPLFYAKDVQNITITGRGVIDGQGKAWWNEVYRIETAKEPLPPTKYQTMWEEQNKGLYTEPYYKRTVDKKFFRPSFFQAYNCKNILIEGVTFQNSPFWTINPEFCDNVTVTGISIFNPHSPNTDGINPSSCTNVRISNCHISVGDDCITIKSGRDGDGRKYGKATENVTITNCTMLSGHGGVVIGSEMSGGIKKITISNCVFDGTDRGIRIKSARGRGGVVEDIRVDNIVMKNIKEEAIVLSLFYDKGTQVEPVTEKTPIFRNIHMSNITASNVNKAGQILGITEMPIQDITFSNINMDGKEGFTVSTATDVEFHDVKVNATVGSSFKISDSKNIILDNVGSSTPIKGVPVIKLDNVSNALINNNFPFNPTDIFIEANGKDTKNIFLKNNVFNNVTTKVKKGASLDKKAITE, from the coding sequence ATGAAAAATATACTAATAATACTCTGCTTCATAACCGGATTAAACACCGCTTTCGCAAACGCCGGCTGGTTAAACATCCTAAACGAAGGCGGAAACAACAAAGGAATAAAATGTACTCAAGCTATTCAGAATGCTATAGAAAAAGCATCTAAAAACGGCGGAGGAACGATCTTTTTTCCTGCTGGAGAATATTTAACGGGAGCTCTAACATTAAGAAGCAACATCACGATCCACTTAGATTCGGGAGCGCTTTTAAAGTTTTCAGAGAATTTCGATGATTTTCTACCTTATGTAGAAATGCGTTACGAAGGAATTGTAATGAAAAGCTTCCAACCCTTATTTTATGCTAAAGATGTGCAAAATATCACTATTACAGGAAGAGGCGTAATCGACGGACAAGGAAAAGCATGGTGGAATGAAGTATACAGAATAGAAACAGCTAAAGAACCGCTTCCTCCAACCAAATACCAAACCATGTGGGAAGAGCAAAATAAAGGACTTTACACAGAACCGTATTACAAAAGAACGGTTGACAAGAAGTTTTTCAGACCTTCTTTCTTTCAGGCTTACAACTGCAAAAATATTTTGATTGAAGGTGTAACCTTTCAAAATTCACCTTTCTGGACAATCAACCCAGAATTTTGTGATAATGTAACCGTTACCGGAATTTCAATTTTCAATCCGCATTCGCCAAATACAGACGGAATCAATCCTTCTTCTTGTACCAATGTTCGCATTTCAAACTGCCATATCAGCGTTGGAGACGATTGTATCACGATTAAATCAGGAAGAGACGGTGACGGACGTAAATACGGAAAAGCAACAGAAAATGTTACCATTACAAACTGTACCATGTTAAGCGGTCACGGTGGCGTTGTAATTGGAAGTGAAATGTCTGGCGGTATCAAAAAAATCACCATTTCAAATTGTGTTTTTGATGGAACAGATCGCGGAATCCGCATCAAATCGGCTCGAGGAAGAGGCGGAGTTGTAGAAGATATTCGCGTCGATAATATCGTCATGAAAAACATCAAAGAAGAGGCTATCGTATTGAGCCTTTTTTACGATAAAGGAACTCAGGTTGAACCTGTAACCGAAAAAACGCCAATTTTCAGAAACATTCACATGAGTAATATTACAGCTTCAAATGTAAACAAAGCCGGACAAATTTTAGGAATTACTGAAATGCCGATTCAAGATATCACTTTTTCTAATATCAATATGGACGGAAAAGAAGGTTTTACAGTTAGCACAGCGACAGATGTTGAATTTCACGATGTAAAAGTGAATGCAACTGTAGGTTCTTCTTTCAAAATATCAGATTCAAAAAACATCATTTTAGATAATGTTGGATCTTCAACACCAATAAAAGGCGTTCCGGTTATCAAATTAGATAATGTTTCGAATGCGTTGATCAACAATAATTTTCCATTCAATCCAACTGATATTTTTATCGAAGCCAATGGAAAAGATACTAAAAATATTTTCCTGAAAAACAATGTGTTTAACAATGTAACGACGAAAGTCAAAAAAGGAGCTTCTTTAGATAAAAAAGCAATTACAGAATAG